CGGGACGGTTTGACCGGCAGGTGGTGGTGGACGCCCCCGACGTGCGGGGGCGCGAGATGATCCTGCGCATCCACGCCCGCAAGAAGCCGCTCGACACCAGCGTCGACCTCGGGGTGGTGGCGAGACGTACCGCTGGGATGGTGGGGGCGGATCTGGAGAACCTGCTGAACGAAGCGGCGCTGCTGGCGGCGCGGTCGGGGCGCAGCCGGATCACGGCGCGGGATGTGGATGAGGCCAGAGACCGGGTGCTGATGGGACCGGAACGGCGCTCGATGGTGGTGCGCGAAGCCGACCGCAAGGTCACCGCCTACCACGAGGTCGGCCATGCCCTCGCCGCTCAACTGTTACCCCACGCGGACAAGGCGCACAAGCTGACCATCGTGCCGCGTGGCCGCAGCCTGGGCAGCGCGCTGTACACGCCGGAAGACCGCATGCACCACACCCGCAGCGCCCTGCTCGACCGGATCTGCGTGGCGCTCGCCGGGCATGCGGCCGAGCACGTCGCGACCGGCCAGGTGACCACCGGCGCCGCGAATGACTTCCAGCAGGCCACGAACATCGCCCGGCGCATGATCACCGAGTGGGGCATGAGCGAGGGCGTGGGGCAGCTCGCGCTCGCTCAGGACGGTGGGAACTACCTCGGGTACGGACCGCAGCAGGGGGCGTACAGCGACCACACCGCCGCGCAGATCGACTCGGAACTGGACCGCATCCTGAATGGGCAGTATGGGCGCGCCGTAGAGCTGCTCAGCGAGCACGCACATATCCTGCACCGCCTGACCGACGAGCTGGTCGCCCGCGAATCCCTGAGCGGCGACGACGTGCAGACGGTGCTCGCGGGCGGCACCCTGCCCCCCCTGGAGGGTGCGGCCCGCAGCCCCGATGACGGCCCGGCACCCACCGGACGCCTCACGCCCGACCCGGCCTGACCTCCAGCCGCACACGAACAGCCGGGCCGGACGACCCAGGAATCCCCTGAAGTGTCCGGCCCGGCTCTGCTGCGTATCAGCGCGTGGTGGGGGTGGGCACCTCGCACGCGCCGTCCTCGCAGCTCGCGGCGGCGGGGGTGTCCAGGCGCACCAGCGGCGCCGGATGGGTCTCGGCCCACACCTGCTCCAGCGCGCCGCGCAGCACGTCAGCGCCCTGAGCGCCGCTCACGCCGTACTTGCCGCCCAGCACGAAGAATGGCACGCCGCCAATGCCCAGCGCGCGGGCCTGCGCCTCGTCCTGCCGCACGGCCGCCGCGTGGGTGCCGGCCTCCAGCGACGCGCGCACCTCGTCGCCGTCCAGCCCGACCTCCTGCGCGAGGCGTACCAGGGTGCCGATCTGTCCCACGTGCTCGCCCTCGCTGAGGTGGGCGCTGAGCAGGCGCTCATTCATGGCGCCCTGCACGCCGTGTTCGGCGGCGAGGTGGATCAGCTGGTGGGCCAGGAAGGTGTTGGTGCGCTGCGCGCCGTTCAGGTCGTAGGCCAGGCCGTCGCCAGCGGCCGTGGCGGTCACCTGGTCGATCATGCCCTGTGCCTCGGCCTCACTGCGGCCGTACTTGCCGGCCAGCACCCGCACCATGCTCTGCGGGGCGTCCAGCGGCGCCTGGGGGTCAAGTTCGAAGGCGTGCCACACGACCTCGACCTGCGTGGCCTGCGGGAAGTCCGCGAGGGCCGACTCCAGGCGGCGTTTGCCGATGTAGCACCACGGGCACGCGACGTCCGACCAGATGTCCACGCGCAGCTTGTCCGGGGAGGTGGGGGTCAGAGCGGTCATGCCCCCATTCTGCCCTGCTTTAAAAAACGAAGTGAGGAGTGGCCCACCATCCCGCGGCGTGGGCGCACTGTCTAGCGGTCGCCCTCATCGCAGGCGACGGCGTTGCGGTTCGAGTCCAGCCCCGACCGGAAGCCGGGCTGGCCGAGCTTGATCGGCGCCTTGCCCTGGGCACGCATGGCCGCGCAGCTCGCGTAAAACACGCCGGAGACCGGCGCGCTGCGCGTGAAGGACCGCAGCACCGAGCGCGACACGTAGCCGCCGCGCCCCTGGTACGACGTCCGGCACCACTGGCCCACGCATGCCACCGTCAGCAGCGTGCCCCCGGGCACGACCCGCAGGACGGACGCGGCGGTGCTGGGGCCACGGCGCAGGTTGACCGCCGTGGTCGTGTACGCGGTCGCGGCGTCGGCCACGCCCAGCCCGAGGCCGAGCAGCGTCAGGGCCAGGACGCCCTTCCTCATGAAGACTCTCATGGGGTCAGGGTGACACGGCCACCCTCGCAGGCCATGAGCCGCGCCTGAGAACATCATGTCCTGCCGGTTGCGTGTGTGCGTGTCGTCCGTCCCGGTCTGCTCGCGCCAGCACGGCGGCGGCCGCCCGGGAAGGGCGGCCGCCGGATTAATTAAGGTGCACGCTTTACTTGCTGGCGTTCACCGTGATTACCGGCGAGGTCCAGCGTTCCACGTGGGCGGCGTTGGCCTCATCTCCGAGTGCCTTGAGCGCCGAGATCTTCACGACGTACTGGCCGTTCGGGACGGGTTTGCGCTTGTCATGCGTGTTGCCGATTCCGTTGAAGCCGCGGCTCCAGCTGACCTGCCCGTCCCACGCGAAGGAGAAGAAGCCAGTGGGCGTGGAGTTGCGCGGCAGGTACTGGTCGGTGCTGGCGTTGAAGAACTGCGAGTTCACCGGCTGGCCGGTCTTGGCGTCCACCACGTCCAGCTTGATCCAGCGGGCGAAGTGGTCGAGGTGCAGCAGGAACTGCGGGTAGTCGGTGCCCTGCATGGTGAAGGTCGTGGGCGCGTTGAGCACGTCGTACGCGGTGCCGGCCGCGTTCAGGCGGGCCATGG
This region of Deinococcus metalli genomic DNA includes:
- a CDS encoding SH3 domain-containing protein, which encodes MRKGVLALTLLGLGLGVADAATAYTTTAVNLRRGPSTAASVLRVVPGGTLLTVACVGQWCRTSYQGRGGYVSRSVLRSFTRSAPVSGVFYASCAAMRAQGKAPIKLGQPGFRSGLDSNRNAVACDEGDR
- a CDS encoding DsbA family oxidoreductase, with protein sequence MTALTPTSPDKLRVDIWSDVACPWCYIGKRRLESALADFPQATQVEVVWHAFELDPQAPLDAPQSMVRVLAGKYGRSEAEAQGMIDQVTATAAGDGLAYDLNGAQRTNTFLAHQLIHLAAEHGVQGAMNERLLSAHLSEGEHVGQIGTLVRLAQEVGLDGDEVRASLEAGTHAAAVRQDEAQARALGIGGVPFFVLGGKYGVSGAQGADVLRGALEQVWAETHPAPLVRLDTPAAASCEDGACEVPTPTTR